Proteins encoded together in one Plectropomus leopardus isolate mb chromosome 19, YSFRI_Pleo_2.0, whole genome shotgun sequence window:
- the LOC121958901 gene encoding zinc finger protein 436-like, with translation MEDHNYYLTEEKAREPPWRQRQEEERRRRERRRQRKTWVNIGAAFLRWRSLMWEKNFHTDAEMACFLLESYARCIAPMKRRPLPVKPPTVSSICASSGTESFRSLYKTNSKNPSIHIFALMPSTPAPATSAQVQRPVRRDLDVQQLLGIKGVPPERSPSLDQKDPEPLHLKEEQADPEPLHLKEEQEDPEPLHLKEEQVDPEPLHLKEEQVDPEPLHLKEEQADPEPINVKEEQEDPEPLHLKEEQVDPEPINVKEEQEDPVSLHIKEEEEDTDITRFTAVIVKSEDEEEKPQSSELRQIQTGDSREAEPPIISSDTQIKTETDAQDCRDPKPARNLDPHRHSQPNTDDGKASDSSETEDSDNGWQEPMSDSGPETEDGASGWMETRTAESAVNALKYKDAPVSDEGCNADKMSFSFFKSSKRFHYKGFLQKHMICHFGKLSSRSLVRKKKDSQMRAHTGERPFDCDVCGKRFQKKENLKAHITLHTGEKPFGCDVCGKIFKTYRVCKSHRRIHTGEKPFCCDVCGKRFVLQGNLMGHVRIHTGEKPFECHVCGKRFKTRWVCKSHSRVHTGEKPFECQVCGKRFQKKENLKTHVTLHTGEKPFGCDVCGKRFALQGNLNKHTRIHTGEKPSECHVCGKRFTREKTLKEHMRIHTGEKMFQCSLRGRWVGLQHHCRSHMRIHTGEKPFECDFCGKRFRLKASCRAHIRIHTGEKPYGCAVCGKRFAAQRGLKCHMKVHTR, from the exons ATGGAggatcataattattatttaacgGAGGAAAAAGCGCGCGAGCCGCCATGGAggcagagacaggaggaggagcggcGGCGGCGGGAGCGGCGGCGGCAGAGGAAGACCTGGGTGAACATCGGAGCGGCCTTCCTCAGGTGGAGGTCTCTGATGTGGGAGAAAAACTTCCACACCGACGCCGAGATGGCCTGTTTCCTCCTGGAAAG CTATGCGAGATGTATCGCTCCCATGAAGAGAAGACCTCTTCCAGTCAAGCCTCCAACAGTGTCAAGCATTTGTGCATCAAGTGGGACTGAAAG TTTCAGAAGTCTTTAcaagacaaacagcaaaaatcCCAGCATACACATCTTTGCATTGATGCCCTCAACACCTGCACCAGCCACGTCAGCACAGGTGCAGAGGCCCGTCAGACGAGATCTTG ATGTCCAGCAGCTGTTGGGGATTAAAGGTGTTCCTCCTGAGAGGAGCCCCAGCCTGGACCAAAAGGACCCAGAGCCCCTTCACCTAAAAGAGGAACAGGCGGACCCAGAGCCCCTTCACCTAAAAGAGGaacaggaggacccagagccccttCACCTAAAAGAGGAACAGGTGGATCCAGAGCCCCTTCACCTAAAAGAGGAACAGGTGGATCCAGAGCCCCTTCACCTAAAAGAGGAACAGGCGGACCCAGAGCCCATTAATGTAAAAGAGGaacaggaggacccagagccccttCACCTAAAAGAGGAACAGGTGGACCCAGAGCCCATTAATGTAAAAGAGGAACAGGAGGACCCAGTGTCCCTCCACataaaagaggaagaggaggacacTGATATCACCAGGTTCACTGCTGTTATTGTGAAGAgtgaagatgaagaagagaaACCTCAGTCCTCAGAGCTTCGTCAAATCCAAACGGGGgacagcagagaggcagagcctCCAATCATCAGCTCCGATAcgcagataaaaacagaaactgatgCACAGGACTGCAGAGACCCCAAACCAGCCAGGAACCTAGATCCACATCGTCATTCACAACCAAATACTGATGATGGAAAGGCCTCAGACTCTTCTGAGACTGAAGACAGTGACAACGGTTGGCAAGAACCCATGTCAGATTCTGGGCCTGAAACTGAAGACGGTGCCAGCGGTTGGATGGAGACCAGGACAGCTGAGTCTGCTGTAAATGCTCTGAAATATAAGGACGCCCCTGTAAGTGATGAGGGATGTAACGCTGACAAAATGTCCTTCAGCTTCTTTAAAAGCAGTAAACGTTTTCACTACAAGGggtttctgcagaaacacatgATCTGTCATTTTGGAAAACTGTCCTCCAGAAGTTTGGTTAGGAAGAAAAAAGATTCACAGATGAGagctcacacaggagagagaccatttgattgtgatgtttgtgggaaaagatttcaaaaaaaagaaaatctgaaggCACACATCACacttcacacaggagagaaaccatttggttgtgatgtttgtgggaaaatatttaaaacataccGGGTTTGCAAGTCACACAGgagaatccacacaggagagaaaccattttgttgtgatgtttgtggGAAAAGATTTGTGCTACAAGGAAATCTGATGGGACACGTGAgaattcacacaggagagaaaccatttgAATGTCATGTTTGTGGGAAAAGATTTAAAACACGCTGGGTTTGCAAGTCACACAGCAGagtccacacaggagagaaaccatttgAATGCCAAGTTTGTGgaaaaagatttcaaaaaaaggaaaatctgaAGACGCACGTGACgcttcacacaggagagaaaccatttggTTGTGATGTGTGTGGGAAAAGATTTGCGCTACAAGGAAATCTGAACAAACATACgagaatccacacaggagagaaaccatctGAATGTCATGTTTGTGGGAAAAGATTTACACGGGAGAAAACTTTGAAGGAGCACAtgagaatccacacaggagagaaaatgtttcagtgcAGTCTTCGTGGGAGGTGGGTTGGACTGCAGCATCATTGCCGGTCACACATGCGaatccacacaggagaaaagCCATTTGAATGTGACTTTTGTGGGAAAAGATTTAGACTTAAAGCTAGCTGCAGGGCCCACATAcgaatccacacaggagagaaaccatatGGATGTGCTGTTTGTGGCAAACGATTTGCAGCGCAAAGAGGTCTGAAGTGTCACATGAAAGTCCACACAAGATAG
- the si:ch211-40k21.5 gene encoding uncharacterized protein si:ch211-40k21.5, protein MEDHNYFLTEEKAREREPSPATKQKHEEAKRNRDRKRQKTRVNIGVAFHKWKSLMREKCFQTDAELACFLLESYRRSIATQTPVKRKPCQVTAPASSIGASGGTESFRLFKRNGKIYSVYALKSDKADGFLSEWKAKIVKTIIKGEGGTPQRTSLQTDDTRRLSSVTPTPAAAASELLQRPGGPDPDNESLLRNCHPLC, encoded by the exons ATGGAggatcataattattttttaacagaagaaaaagcGCGGGAGCGCGAACCGTCGCCGGCGACGAAGCAGAAACACGAAGAAGCGAAACGGAACCGGGACAGAAAACGGCAGAAAACCCGAGTAAACATCGGAGTGGCCTTTCACAAATGGAAATCTCTGATGAGGGAAAAGTGTTTCCAGACTGACGCAGAACTTGCCTGTTTTCTGCTGGaaag CTACAGGAGGAGTATCGCAACACAGACTCCCGTGAAGAGAAAACCTTGTCAAGTCACAGCTCCAGCGTCCAGCATCGGAGCTTCTGGTGGGACTGAAAG TTTCAGGCTGTTCAAGAGAAACGGTAAAATATACAGCGTGTACGCCCTGAAGTCCGATAAAGCCGACGGATTCCTCTCTGAGTGGAAGGCGAAGATCGTGAAGACAATCATCAAAGGTGAAGGAGGCACGCCTCAGCGGACGAGCCTTCAAACGGACGACACCAGAAGACTCAGTTCAGTGACCCCCACACCTGCAGCTGCCGCGTCAGAGCTGTTACAGAGACCTGGAGGGCCAGATCCAG ATAACGAGTCGCTGTTACGTAACTGTCACCCGCTCTGCTGA
- the LOC121958993 gene encoding monocarboxylate transporter 12-B-like gives MSLPVCRCISVFFVEFQSHFEADYSATAWIHSLVDCTTMLCAPVGSLVGNRWSCRVAVMLGGLLSSCGLLLSSFATSLELLYFTMGILTGLGFALCYTPAISMVGCYFHQRKALAYGIAMSGSGIGTFVLAPAVQLLIELYSWRGALLVLSAFVANLCVCGALLRPITLREGVEEAELEEGEEKPGNISPQDAELAVSKESDTNSSPPSSSLLLSGSPAPTLQRGRCFSFCFLSSQEYRFLLLPDFVGLAVSFLFLASGCSLPFVYLVPYALNAGVNHQQAAFLMSILGVIDIVGNITFGWLTDRRCLKPHRLACYILAVGLEGLSCLFVPLLRSFALLVPFAVVYGYFDGAYVALIPVVTSDVVGAPYLASALGVVYFLHAIPYLVSPPIGGWLVDVTGSYTATFFLSGTAMLASAIVLSTILWIRRCQRRHLPTATVVNKDTKNEPLSACS, from the exons atgtcacttcctgtctgcaggtgtATCTCCGTCTTCTTTGTGGAGTTTCAGTCTCACTTTGAAGCCGACTACTCCGCGACAGCCTGGATCCACAGCCTGGTGGACTGCACCACCATGCTCTGTG CTCCCGTGGGCAGCCTGGTCGGGAACCGCTGGTCGTGTCGGGTGGCGGTGATGCTCGGCGGGCTGCTGTCCTCCTGCGgactcctcctcagctccttcGCCACCAGCCTGGAGCTCCTCTACTTCACCATGGGGATCCTGACAG GTCTGGGCTTCGCTCTCTGTTACACGCCCGCCATCTCCATGGTCGGCTGTTACTTCCACCAGCGGAAGGCGCTGGCGTACGGCATCGCCATGTCGGGCAGCGGGATCGGGACGTTCGTGTTGGCGCCGGCGGTGCAGCTGCTGATCGAGCTGTACTCGTGGAGGGGGGCGCTGCTCGTCCTCAGCGCCTTTGTCGCCAACCTCTGCGTCTGCGGGGCGCTGCTTCGACCAATCACGCTGCGGGAGGGCGTGGAGGAGGCGGAGctagaggagggggaggagaaaCCAG GTAACATCTCGCCGCAGGACGCCGAGCTCGCTGTCTCCAAAGAATCAGACACTAATTCATCGCCGCCGTCTTCTTCGCTCCTGCTCTCAGGAAGCCCCGCCCCCACGCTGCAGAGGGGGCGGTGCTTCAGCTTCTGCTTCCTGTCCAGTCAGGAGTACCGCTTCCTGCTGCTGCCGGACTTCGTGGGCCTCGCCGTGTCCTTCCTGTTCCTCGCCAGCGGCTGCAGCCTCCCCTTTGTCTACCTGGTGCCGTACGCTCTGAACGCCGGCGTCAACCACCAGCAGGCCGCTTTCCTCATGTCCATCCTGGGCGTCATCGACATCGTGGGGAACATCACCTTCGGCTGGCTGACGGACCGCAG GTGTCTGAAGCCGCACCGTCTGGCGTGCTACATCTTGGCGGTGGGTCTCGAGGGTCTCAGCTGCCTCTTCGTGCCGCTGCTGCGCTCCTTCGCGCTCCTCGTGCCCTTCGCCGTCGTCTACGGATACTTCGACGGAGCCTACGTGGCGCTGATCCCCGTGGTGACGTCAGACGTGGTGGGAGCTCCGTACCTGGCCTCGGCGCTGGGCGTGGTCTACTTCCTCCACGCCATCCCGTACCTCGTCAGCCCGCCAATCGGAG GTTGGCTGGTTGACGTCACAGGAAGTTACACGGCCACCTTCTTCCTCAGCGGCACCGCCATGCTGGCCAGCGCGATCGTTCTCTCTACCATCCTCTGGATCCGCCGCTGCCAGCGCCGCCACCTCCCCACCGCCACTGTCGTCAACAAGGACACCAAAAACGAGCCCCTCTCCGCGTGCAGCTAA
- the LOC121958965 gene encoding gastrula zinc finger protein XlCGF57.1-like has product MICHFGKLSSRSLVRKKKVDSQTRAHKGQRPFDCDVCGKRFRKKETLKAHMILHTGEKPFGCDVCGKRFTVIGSLKLHMSIHTGEKPYSCDVCGKTFTVIGSLKLHMSIHTGEKPYGCDVCGKNFRKKDNLRTHMTLHTGEKPFGCDVCGKRFTVIGSLKLHMRVHTGEKPFGCDECGKRFTEQGSLKKHMRVHKGEKPFGCDVCGKRFTVMGSLTLHMTLHTGEKPFGCEICGKRFTVQGSLKTHMGIHTGEKPFGCDVCKKSFRKQENLRRHMRVHTGEKPFGCDVCGRRFIEQENLKRHLRVHTGEKPFGCDVCGKRFSEQGGLKKHMGVHTGEKPFACDVCGKGFTVQGRLKTHMRIHTGEKPFACDVCGKRFTVRGGLKTHMKVHTEEKQFGCDVCGKRFTEQGGLKKHMAVHTGEKPFGCDNCGKGFTSQGRLKTHMRTHTGEKPFGCDVCGKTFTVQGTLKAHMKVHA; this is encoded by the coding sequence atgATCTGTCATTTTGGAAAACTGTCCTCCAGAAGTTTGGTTAGGAAGAAAAAAGTAGATTCACAGACGAGAGCTCACAAGGGACAGAGACCATTTGATTGTGATGTTTGTGGGAAAAGATTTCGAAAAAAGGAAACTCTAAAGGCACACATGATccttcacacaggagagaaaccatttggTTGTGATGTTTGTGGGAAAAGATTTACAGTGATTGGAAGCCTGAAGTTACACATGAgcattcacacaggagagaaaccatatAGTTGTGATGTTTGCGGGAAAACATTTACAGTGATTGGAAGTCTGAAGTTACACATGAgcattcacacaggagagaaaccatatGGCTGTGATGTTTGTGGGAAGAATTTTCGAAAAAAGGATAACCTGAGGACACACATGACacttcacacaggagagaaaccatttggTTGTGATGTTTGTGGGAAAAGATTTACAGTGATTGGAAGTTTGAAGTTACACATGAGagttcacacaggagagaaaccatttggTTGTGAtgagtgtgggaaaagatttACAGAGCAGGGAAGTCTAAAGAAACACATGAGAGTTCACAAAGGAGAGAAACCGTTTGGCTGTGATGTTTGTGGTAAGAGATTCACAGTGATGGGAAGTCTGACATTACACATGACacttcacacaggagagaaaccatttggTTGTGAGATTTGTGGGAAAAGATTTACAGTGCAAGGAAGTTTAAAGACACACATGGgtatccacacaggagagaaaccatttggttgtgatgtttgtaaaaaaagttttagaaaacaggaaaatttGAGGAGACACATGAGAgttcacacaggagaaaaacctTTTGGTTGTGATGTTTGTGGGAGGAGATTTATAGAACAGGAAAACCTGAAGAGACATTTGAGAgttcacacaggagaaaaaccaTTTGGTTGTGATGTTTGTGGGAAAAGATTTTCAGAGCAGGGGGGTCTTAAGAAACACATGGGagtccacacaggagagaaaccatttgCTTGTGATGTTTGTGGTAAAGGATTTACAGTGCAAGGACGTCTGAAGACGCATAtgagaatccacacaggagagaaaccctTTGCCTGTGATGTTTGTGGGAAAAGATTTACAGTTCGAGGAGGTCTGAAGACCCACATGAAAGTTCACACAGAAGAGAAGCAATTTGGTTGTGATGTTTGTGGGAAAAGATTTACAGAGCAGGGAGGTCTGAAGAAACACATGGCagtccacacaggagagaaaccatttggTTGCGATAATTGTGGTAAAGGATTTACATCGCAAGGACGTTTGAAGACACACATGAGAacccacacaggagagaaaccatttggTTGTGATGTTTGTGGGAAAACATTTACAGTGCAAGGAACTCTGAAGGCACACATGAAAGTTCACGCTTGA